A genome region from Anastrepha obliqua isolate idAnaObli1 chromosome 4, idAnaObli1_1.0, whole genome shotgun sequence includes the following:
- the LOC129245022 gene encoding U3 small nucleolar RNA-associated protein 18 homolog: MSDSENESIKDLLECAEEYENLMQEKLKASGKRDDRASAAVAVKNKEHKSNNDIQEIPMEKVIFGDKKNLLKNFAAAVGEAKNLKQIKEEVSGGENDDRNETKKRKPAWTDADDTDITIGDVKRRTRFSGPQDHLRKDKSYTEYLTSRYVRTVAQPNWASLDHKKEFGDSGEEALLQTVGFVAKPDRSTLLPTHLKFKGLKDLNRATYAEGAITSIQFIPKSTATLVAGLKGIATIYSIDGYQNEKLHSIRFKKFPIMCARLKPCGTKAIFGSSRRKYFVYDLLTAQETSYNLPNDITIMRNFRVSSCGRYMAVAGRFGNLHLFDAASQELIHSFKQEEDVASICFTADSKSIICSSLSSKINIFSLPMQRLAHSFIDDGCLNGSAMDLSVDQRLLATGSMEGVVNVYDFQKVQTSATPQPTKTFLNLRTSISDVKFNNTAEILAMSSAEVPSAVKLAHFPSATVFSNFPSEKIKIGETRVVEFSPNSGYLALGSTRKEVNFLRLKHYKYY, translated from the exons atgagTGACAGTGAAAACGAAAGCATTAAGGATCTGCTCGAATGTGCTGAAGAGTATGAAAATTTGATGCAGGAAAAATTGAAAGCTAGTGGCAAAAGGGATGATAGGGCATCAGCTGCAGTTGCTGTGAAAAACAAGGAACATAAAAGCAACAATGATATTCAGGAGATACCCatggaaaaagttatatttgGTGATAAGaagaatttgttaaaaaattttgcggCTGCCGTAGGTGAAGCCAAAAACCTAAAACAGATCAAAGAAGAGGTGAGCGGTGGCGAGAACGACGACCGCAATGAGACAAAGAAGCGTAAGCCCGCCTGGACGGACGCAGATGATACAGATATTACTATAGGCGATGTAAAACGGCGAACGCGGTTCTCTGGACCACAAGACCATTTGCGAAAGGACAAATCTTACACGGAGTATCTCACATCACGATATGTGCGCACAGTAGCCCAACCTAATTGGGCGTCACTAGATCACAAGAAAGAATTTGGTGATTCTGGAGAAGAAGCACTTCTACAAACTGTAGGTTTTGTAGCAAAGCCAGATAGAAGTACTTTGTTGCCAACTCATTTAAAATTCAAAGGATTGAAAGATTTAAACCGTGCCACTTATGCAGAAGGAGCTATAACTAGCATACAATTTATACCTAAAAGCACAGCAACTCTTGTAGCTGGACTGAAGGGCATAGccactatttatagcattgACGGTTACcagaatgaaaaattgcatagcatccgctttaaaaaattccccATCATGTGTGCTCGTTTGAAACCATGTGGTACAAAG GCTATTTTTGGTTCCTCAAGACGGAAATACTTCGTTTACGATCTGCTGACGGCGCAGGAAACGAGCTATAACCTGCCAAATGATATCACTATAATGCGCAACTTCAGAGTGTCTTCATGTGGACGCTACATGGCCGTCGCTGGTCGTTTCGGCAACTTGCATCTATTTGATGCCGCCTCTCAAGAGCTTATACACTCATTCAAACAGGAGGAGGATGTAGCGTCCATATGCTTTACTGCAGACTCCAAAAGCATCATATGCAGCTCGCTGTCTTCTaagattaacattttttctttaccaATGCAGCGTTTGGCGCATAGTTTTATTGATGATGGATGCTTGAATGGCAGTGCAATGGATCTATCAGTAGATCAACGCCTCCTCGCAACTGGTAGTATGGAAGGTGTGGTTAACGTTTACGACTTCCAAAAAGTGCAAACATCAGCTACGCCGCAGCCAACAAAGACGTTCCTGAACTTGCGAactagcatttctgatgtaaaaTTCAACAACACTGCCGAAATTTTGGCCATGAGTTCAGCTGAAGTACCTTCTGCCGTAAAGTTGGCACATTTCCCAAGCGCAACAGTTT